The following are from one region of the Prevotella communis genome:
- a CDS encoding undecaprenyl-diphosphate phosphatase, with translation MDWLQALILGIIQGLTEYLPVSSSGHLEIGNALLGVEIEENLTFDVMLHVATVLSTLVVLWSEIDWIMRGLFKFQMNAETKYALNIVVSMIPVGIVGVLFKDQIEELFTGNLLLVGCCLLVTAALLTFTYFAKPRQKDHLSWLDALIIGIAQAIAVLPGVSRSGSTIATGLLLGNKKEKLAQFSFLMVIPPILGQALLSVMKFAKGEEAFGGVGALPMAIGFVAAFLSGCLACKWMINIVKKGKLVYFGIYCAIVGLVAITYSLVG, from the coding sequence ATGGATTGGTTGCAAGCATTGATTCTGGGTATCATCCAGGGTTTGACAGAATATCTGCCTGTGAGCAGCAGTGGCCATCTGGAGATTGGCAATGCGCTGCTGGGTGTTGAGATTGAAGAGAACCTGACGTTTGACGTGATGCTTCACGTAGCTACCGTACTGTCTACACTGGTGGTATTGTGGAGTGAGATCGACTGGATTATGCGTGGTCTCTTCAAATTCCAGATGAACGCAGAGACGAAGTATGCGCTGAATATCGTGGTATCTATGATTCCTGTAGGTATTGTGGGCGTCTTGTTCAAGGACCAGATTGAGGAGTTGTTCACTGGTAATCTGTTGCTGGTGGGCTGTTGTCTGCTGGTGACGGCAGCGCTGCTCACGTTCACATATTTCGCAAAACCTCGTCAGAAGGATCATCTCTCATGGCTTGATGCCCTGATTATCGGTATCGCACAGGCCATCGCCGTACTGCCTGGTGTGTCGCGTTCAGGCAGCACCATCGCTACAGGTCTGCTGCTCGGCAATAAGAAGGAAAAGCTGGCGCAGTTCTCTTTCCTGATGGTGATTCCGCCTATTCTGGGTCAGGCCCTGCTCTCTGTGATGAAGTTTGCAAAGGGCGAGGAGGCTTTTGGCGGTGTTGGCGCATTGCCCATGGCTATCGGCTTTGTGGCTGCATTCCTCAGTGGTTGCCTGGCTTGTAAGTGGATGATTAATATCGTGAAGAAAGGTAAGTTGGTTTACTTCGGCATCTACTGTGCCATCGTAGGCTTGGTTGCTATCACCTATAGTCTGGTTGGCTAA
- a CDS encoding DUF3098 domain-containing protein, whose translation MDKKDFAFGRMNFILLAISMVIVVIGFILMAGDGSTDQAYNPDIFSARRIKVAPLVCLFGFVSMIYAVVHKSK comes from the coding sequence ATGGATAAGAAAGATTTTGCATTCGGACGAATGAATTTCATCCTGTTGGCCATTAGCATGGTTATCGTTGTCATCGGATTCATCCTGATGGCTGGTGACGGTTCTACTGATCAGGCATACAACCCCGATATTTTCAGCGCACGCCGTATCAAGGTGGCTCCGCTGGTGTGTCTGTTTGGTTTCGTTTCAATGATTTATGCCGTGGTGCACAAAAGTAAGTAA